Part of the Thermococcus sp. 18S1 genome, AGACAAGGACGCCATAGCCTTCTGGAAGAGGCTCGGCTACGACACGATAAACACCATCGAGCTCGTGAAAGACTTGGAGCCAACGCCGAGGGACGAGGGCTTCCACACCGTTGAGCTCCTCGGCGAGAGGTTCAGAATCTTCCGGTGGAGGGGTGAGAAATTCACGGAGGAAGAGAAGCGCTTCATGGAGCTGTTAGATGAGTTCTACAGAAAGGGCGGAACGAAGGAGGAGTTCCTGAGACTCGTTAACAGGGCCCTTGAAAGGTGGTTGGAGTGAGAATTCGAGAGGTTACGACTGAAGCGGAAAGGTTCACCTGCCTCGAAATAGCTCGCGGTCTCCCCGAGTGGTTCAACGAGGCCGGTCTGAGGGCTATGGAGCGGGAGCTGAGAGAGGAGAAGACCTTCGTTGCCGTTGAAGGGGAAGAGGTTCTCGGCTTTGTGGCCATCAAACCGCTCAACGAAAAGGCCGTTGAAATCCTCTGGATAGCCGTTAAAAGGGAGCTGAGAGGCAGGGGGATAGGCACGGAACTGCTCCGGTTCGTTGAGGAGTGGGCGAGGGAGAGGGGCTTCGAGCTCCTCGTTGTCAAGAGCTCGGGAGACTTGACCTACAAACCCTACGACGAGACGAGAGGCTTCTACGAGCGGAGGGGCTTCGCAAGAATCGAGCTGATAGACCCATATCCGGAGTGGGGCGAACCGGCGCTGATTTACGCCAAGTGCCTAAAGAAGGATTTATAACTTTTCAACTCAATAGGACTATGATGCCAAAGGCAGTATTATCGCTTTCATTTGAAAAGGAAGTCTACGACGAAATCCAGTCACTTGAAACCAAACTGTCTTCATTAAACACAAATAGCGAGATTCTAAT contains:
- a CDS encoding GNAT family N-acetyltransferase translates to MRIREVTTEAERFTCLEIARGLPEWFNEAGLRAMERELREEKTFVAVEGEEVLGFVAIKPLNEKAVEILWIAVKRELRGRGIGTELLRFVEEWARERGFELLVVKSSGDLTYKPYDETRGFYERRGFARIELIDPYPEWGEPALIYAKCLKKDL